The following are encoded together in the Zingiber officinale cultivar Zhangliang chromosome 8A, Zo_v1.1, whole genome shotgun sequence genome:
- the LOC122010959 gene encoding uncharacterized protein LOC122010959: protein MNKRDAVRTLSNRARIEPNFIALVMWQKLEEENSDFFRAYYIRLKLKKQIILFNQFLQHQYHLMKFPICPKVPLAPIRNGIHPRPVDDLQIGYPVFQPPILNTLQLHIGPTSFGLPSCQANNGTLAPGTSHPGQMNNE from the exons atgaataaaagggaTGCAGTTAGAACCCTGTCAAATCGAGCCAGAATAGAACCTAATTTCATTGCACTGGTGA TGTGGCAGAAACTGGAAGAAGAGAATTCTGATTTCTTCAGAGCTTACTATATAAGGCTGAAGCTGAAGAAACAAATAATCTTGTTTAATCAGTTCTTGCAGCACCAATATCATCTCATGAAGTTTCCTATATGTCCTAAGGTTCCTCTAGCACCGATAAGAAATGGAATTCATCCTAGGCCTG TCGATGACTTACAGATAGGATACCCAGTGTTTCAGCCCCCAATTCTGAATACATTGCAGCTTCATATTGGTCCAACAAGCTTTGGATTACCGAGCTGTCAAGCAAATAACGGAACTCTAGCTCCAGGCACTTCGCATCCTGGTCAGATGAACAATGAGTAA